One window of the Streptomyces sp. ITFR-21 genome contains the following:
- the polA gene encoding DNA polymerase I yields MAEKATKTTTDRPRLLLLDGHSLAYRAFYALPVENFNTATGQPTNAVYGFTSMLANTLRDERPTHLAVAFDVSRKTWRSEEFPEYKATRSKTPDEFRSQVELIGELLDAMSVPRFAVEGFEADDVIATLAVQAEALGYEVLIVTGDRDAFQLVSEHVTVLYPTKGVSELTRFTPEKVVEKYGLSPRQYPDFAALRGDPSDNLPGIPGVGEKTAAKWIIQFGSFAELCERADEVKGKAGDNLRAHLDAVKLNRRLTEMVRDVELPATAEQLAREPYDRVALGGVLDVLEFRNPNFRERLFAADPGARQEEAAIAEGVAVDGTLLAPGALPGWLEAHAGAPLGLASVDTWELGSGSVTAVALAGAQDAAWFDPARLDEADERAFAGWLADPDRPKVLHNAKNVTRVFTEHGWRIDGITMCTALAAYLIKPGRRSFALDVLSVEYLGRELAPADTGSGQLAFGEEDEGDTAAAEALMAQARTVLDLGEVFGGRLPEVGAVELLHEVELPTSALLARMERTGIAADRAHLEGLEQQFAAAVQHAVAEAHASVGHEFNLGSPKQLQEVLFGELALPRTKKTKTGYTTDADALAWLAARTEHELPVIMLRHREQAKLRVTVEGLVKTVAPDGRIHTSFSQTVAATGRLSSTDPNLQNVPVRTDEGRAIRRGFVVGKGYESLLTADYSQIELRVMAHLSEDEGLMAAFASGEDLHTTVGSQVFSVPRDKVDAEMRRKIKAMSYGLAYGLSAFGLSQQLGIEAAEARALMDTYFERFGGVRDYLHRVVEEARGTGYTETLLGRRRYLPDLTSDNRQRREMAERMALNAPIQGSAADIVKIAMLRVDAALAEQALASRMLLQVHDEIVLEVAPGEREQVEELVRREMSGAYPLRAPLDVSVGVGPDWESAAH; encoded by the coding sequence GTGGCAGAGAAAGCAACGAAGACGACGACCGACCGCCCGCGGCTGCTGCTGCTGGACGGGCACTCGCTGGCGTACCGGGCGTTCTACGCGCTGCCCGTGGAGAACTTCAACACCGCCACGGGCCAGCCGACGAACGCGGTCTACGGGTTCACGTCGATGCTCGCGAACACGCTGCGTGACGAGCGCCCGACGCATCTGGCGGTCGCGTTCGACGTCTCGCGCAAGACCTGGCGGTCGGAGGAGTTCCCCGAGTACAAGGCGACCCGGTCGAAGACCCCGGACGAGTTCCGCAGCCAGGTCGAGCTGATCGGCGAGCTGCTGGACGCGATGTCGGTGCCCCGGTTCGCGGTGGAGGGCTTCGAGGCCGACGACGTCATCGCCACGCTTGCCGTGCAGGCCGAGGCGCTGGGGTACGAGGTGCTGATCGTCACCGGCGACCGGGACGCGTTCCAGCTGGTCAGTGAGCATGTGACGGTGCTGTATCCGACGAAGGGCGTCTCCGAGCTGACCCGGTTCACCCCGGAGAAGGTGGTCGAGAAGTACGGCCTGAGCCCACGGCAGTATCCGGATTTCGCGGCGCTGCGCGGTGACCCGTCGGACAATCTGCCCGGGATTCCGGGAGTGGGGGAGAAGACCGCCGCCAAGTGGATCATCCAGTTCGGGTCGTTCGCGGAGCTGTGCGAGCGGGCGGACGAGGTGAAGGGCAAGGCGGGTGACAACCTGCGGGCCCATCTGGACGCGGTGAAGCTGAACCGGCGGCTGACCGAGATGGTCCGTGACGTGGAGCTGCCGGCCACCGCGGAGCAGCTGGCCCGGGAGCCGTACGACCGGGTGGCGCTGGGCGGGGTGCTGGACGTGCTGGAGTTCCGCAACCCGAACTTCCGGGAGCGGTTGTTCGCCGCGGATCCGGGCGCGCGGCAGGAGGAGGCGGCGATTGCCGAGGGCGTCGCCGTGGACGGCACGCTGCTGGCGCCGGGCGCTCTGCCGGGCTGGTTGGAGGCGCACGCGGGGGCGCCGCTGGGTCTGGCCAGCGTGGACACCTGGGAGCTGGGCAGCGGCAGTGTCACGGCGGTGGCGCTGGCCGGGGCGCAGGACGCGGCCTGGTTCGATCCGGCGCGACTGGACGAGGCCGACGAGCGGGCGTTCGCGGGGTGGCTGGCGGACCCGGACCGGCCCAAGGTGCTGCACAACGCGAAGAACGTGACACGGGTGTTCACCGAGCACGGCTGGCGGATCGACGGCATCACGATGTGCACGGCGCTGGCCGCGTATCTGATCAAGCCGGGCCGCCGTTCGTTCGCGCTCGACGTGTTGTCGGTGGAGTACCTGGGGCGTGAGCTGGCCCCGGCGGACACCGGCAGCGGCCAGTTGGCGTTCGGCGAGGAGGACGAGGGCGACACCGCAGCCGCGGAGGCGCTGATGGCGCAGGCGCGTACGGTGCTGGACCTCGGTGAGGTGTTCGGCGGGCGGCTGCCGGAAGTGGGCGCCGTCGAGCTGCTGCACGAGGTGGAGCTGCCCACGTCGGCGCTGCTGGCCCGGATGGAGCGAACGGGTATCGCCGCCGACCGGGCGCATCTGGAGGGGTTGGAGCAGCAGTTCGCCGCGGCGGTGCAGCACGCGGTGGCGGAGGCGCACGCCTCGGTCGGGCACGAGTTCAACCTGGGGTCGCCCAAGCAGCTCCAGGAGGTGCTGTTCGGTGAGCTGGCGCTGCCCAGGACGAAGAAGACGAAGACGGGTTACACCACCGACGCGGACGCGCTGGCCTGGCTGGCCGCGCGGACCGAGCACGAGTTGCCGGTGATCATGCTGCGCCACCGGGAGCAGGCCAAGCTCCGCGTCACGGTGGAGGGCCTGGTCAAGACGGTCGCGCCGGACGGGCGTATCCACACCTCGTTCAGTCAGACGGTGGCCGCCACCGGCCGGCTGTCGTCGACGGACCCGAACCTGCAGAACGTACCGGTGCGGACGGACGAGGGCCGGGCGATCCGGCGCGGCTTCGTCGTCGGCAAGGGGTACGAGTCGCTGCTGACGGCCGACTACAGCCAGATCGAACTGCGGGTGATGGCGCATCTCTCCGAGGACGAGGGCCTGATGGCCGCGTTCGCGTCGGGGGAGGACCTGCACACCACGGTCGGCTCGCAGGTGTTCTCGGTGCCGCGGGACAAGGTGGACGCCGAGATGCGCCGCAAGATCAAGGCGATGTCGTACGGGCTGGCATACGGTCTGTCGGCGTTCGGCCTGTCGCAGCAGCTGGGGATCGAGGCGGCCGAGGCGCGGGCGCTGATGGACACCTACTTCGAGCGGTTCGGCGGGGTGCGGGACTATCTGCACCGGGTGGTGGAGGAGGCCAGGGGCACCGGGTACACCGAGACGCTGCTCGGGCGGCGCCGCTATCTGCCGGACCTCACCAGCGACAACCGGCAGCGGCGCGAGATGGCCGAGCGGATGGCGTTGAACGCCCCGATCCAGGGTTCGGCCGCGGACATCGTGAAGATCGCGATGCTGCGAGTGGACGCGGCGCTCGCCGAGCAGGCGCTGGCGTCGCGGATGCTGCTCCAGGTGCATGACGAGATCGTGCTCGAAGTCGCCCCGGGGGAGCGGGAGCAGGTCGAGGAGCTGGTGCGCCGCGAGATGTCGGGGGCGTATCC